In Leptospira venezuelensis, the genomic window ACCGATAGTTAGACGACGGTTTGGCTCTATTACGCTGAGATTGGAAACTTGATTATATTCTTAGGTCTTTCTTGCATTGCAGTCCATAAATCTAACTTTGTCTGCATGCTTAACCAACTCTCTGCTGAGGTATTCGTTGCTATTGCTATTCTTACTGCCATTTCTGGAGTAACTGGGCTCTTACAATTCACTATTTCCGATAATGTTTTACGAGATATTCCTAAGTCTTTCGCAGCTTCAGTTATAGTTAATCCTAAAGGCTTTATTATATCTTCTAGTAGAATTTCACCAGGATGAGTAGGTTTTCTTTTATTCATAAAATCTTGCCTCTAGTGATAATCTTCATAATCGACGATTATAGCATTTTCGCCTTCAAATTCAAAGGTAACACGCCAATTTCCATTTACCCAGACTGACGACCTTTCAGAGGATGTAAGCGATAAGCTGGCAAATCCATATCTTTGGGAGATGTAGATGAATCTAATCTATCTAGAATCCTAGCTAATTTGTTAGAATGATCTGCCTGAATTCCTTTCTTA contains:
- a CDS encoding HigA family addiction module antitoxin, encoding MNKRKPTHPGEILLEDIIKPLGLTITEAAKDLGISRKTLSEIVNCKSPVTPEMAVRIAIATNTSAESWLSMQTKLDLWTAMQERPKNIIKFPISA
- a CDS encoding type II toxin-antitoxin system RelE/ParE family toxin — protein: MIISFRHKGLEQFFETGSKKGIQADHSNKLARILDRLDSSTSPKDMDLPAYRLHPLKGRQSG